A genomic window from Anas platyrhynchos isolate ZD024472 breed Pekin duck chromosome 13, IASCAAS_PekinDuck_T2T, whole genome shotgun sequence includes:
- the C13H3orf18 gene encoding uncharacterized protein C3orf18 homolog isoform X3, translated as MSYSSPSVPDLYHSTTTTAKPDPGTTLDVTVPETATVSPETTSFNSTKIPDVASSGPGMSTMLLSFGIITVIGLAVAMVLYIRKRKRLEKLRHQLMPMYNFDPTEEQDELEQELLEHGRDAASSQASQSKVCLEVAEHLVASLPARTCGQSSPC; from the exons atgAGTTACAGCTCACCCTCTGTACCTGACTTGTATCACAGCACCACCACAACGGCCAAGCCAGACCCAGGAACAACTCTGGATGTGACTGTACCAGAAACAGCTACCGTAAGCCCTGAGACTACTAGTTTCAACAGCACCAAAATCCCAGATGTGGCCAGCAGTGGACCTGGCATGAGCACAATGCTGCTGTCCTTTGGGATCATTACTGTGATTGGGTTGGCTGTAGCTATG gtTCTGTATatcaggaagaggaagag GTTGGAGAAGCTAAGGCACCAGCTCATGCCAATGTACAACTTTGATCCCACCGAAGAGCAGGATGaactggagcaggagctgcttgAACATGGGCGCGATGCAGCATCTTCCCAGGCATCACAGAGCAAG GTGTGCCTGGAGGTGGCTGAACATCTGGTTGCTTCCTTACCTGCTAGGACCTGCGGTCAGTCTTCTCCCTGCTGA
- the C13H3orf18 gene encoding uncharacterized protein C3orf18 homolog isoform X1, whose translation MSYSSPSVPDLYHSTTTTAKPDPGTTLDVTVPETATVSPETTSFNSTKIPDVASSGPGMSTMLLSFGIITVIGLAVAMVLYIRKRKRLEKLRHQLMPMYNFDPTEEQDELEQELLEHGRDAASSQASQSKTLPMPSMHEQYLPLLWDCAETGEDGANKPLTSHERG comes from the exons atgAGTTACAGCTCACCCTCTGTACCTGACTTGTATCACAGCACCACCACAACGGCCAAGCCAGACCCAGGAACAACTCTGGATGTGACTGTACCAGAAACAGCTACCGTAAGCCCTGAGACTACTAGTTTCAACAGCACCAAAATCCCAGATGTGGCCAGCAGTGGACCTGGCATGAGCACAATGCTGCTGTCCTTTGGGATCATTACTGTGATTGGGTTGGCTGTAGCTATG gtTCTGTATatcaggaagaggaagag GTTGGAGAAGCTAAGGCACCAGCTCATGCCAATGTACAACTTTGATCCCACCGAAGAGCAGGATGaactggagcaggagctgcttgAACATGGGCGCGATGCAGCATCTTCCCAGGCATCACAGAGCAAG ACGTTGCCAATGCCATCAATGCATGAACAATACCTGCCCCTGCTCTGGGATTGTGCCGAGACTGGGGAGGATGGAGCCAACAAACCACTGACTTCTCACGAGCGTGGCTGA
- the C13H3orf18 gene encoding uncharacterized protein C3orf18 homolog isoform X2, protein MSYSSPSVPDLYHSTTTTAKPDPGTTLDVTVPETATVSPETTSFNSTKIPDVASSGPGMSTMLLSFGIITVIGLAVAMVLYIRKRKRLEKLRHQLMPMYNFDPTEEQDELEQELLEHGRDAASSQASQSKILLTNQGALQRPSRLVFTDVANAINA, encoded by the exons atgAGTTACAGCTCACCCTCTGTACCTGACTTGTATCACAGCACCACCACAACGGCCAAGCCAGACCCAGGAACAACTCTGGATGTGACTGTACCAGAAACAGCTACCGTAAGCCCTGAGACTACTAGTTTCAACAGCACCAAAATCCCAGATGTGGCCAGCAGTGGACCTGGCATGAGCACAATGCTGCTGTCCTTTGGGATCATTACTGTGATTGGGTTGGCTGTAGCTATG gtTCTGTATatcaggaagaggaagag GTTGGAGAAGCTAAGGCACCAGCTCATGCCAATGTACAACTTTGATCCCACCGAAGAGCAGGATGaactggagcaggagctgcttgAACATGGGCGCGATGCAGCATCTTCCCAGGCATCACAGAGCAAG ATTCTGCTGACGAATCAAGGAGCCCTCCAAAGACCCAGCCGTCTTGTGTTCACAGACGTTGCCAATGCCATCAATGCATGA